A segment of the Campylobacter concisus genome:
CGCTTAAAACGCATCTTTTCTCACGCACTGCAGTGTAGTAGTAGGCTTTATTTGCGCGGTTTTCGCCCTTTGGAATTTTATACTTCTCATTTAGGCTGATCGAGTCTTCAATCTGCACGCCATTTTCGTCTAAGATATACAATGCGTCAAAATTTTCTATCTCGTGGCTGATCTTGTCAAAACCAGCTTTTATATTCTCTAAACAAACTCCGGGCAGTCTGTTTGGTAAATTTCTACTAAATAGATAGCAGATATACGCCCTTGCCTTGTATCTCGTGTCACTAAATCTCTTAATATCTTTTATAACCAAAATTAGCCTTTTAAATTTAATGCATGATTAAACTCTGGCACGATCACCTTAAGAGCAGGTGCCACCTCGTCATCTTCAAGCTGCAAAAGCCCATTTATCTGTGAATTTAAAAGGGTCAGATCATAAGGCTCTGAATGCGTTACAAAGATCGACTCATATTTTGTTTGCACATCGTCTTTGTTGATAAGTAGCTCTTCATAAAGCTTCTCGCCTGGTCTAAGACCCACAAATTCTATGCCCAAATGCTCTTTGTTTGAAAGAAGAAGCATCTTTTTAGCAAGATCAACGATCTTAACAGGCTCACCCATATCAAGCACGAAAAGCTCGCCACCTTTTGCGATAGAGGCCGCTTGAAGGACTAGCTGACAAGCTTCTGATGTAAGCATAAAATATCTTGTAATCTCTGGGTGCGTGACGCTTAGTGGCCTATTTGCAGCGATCTGCGCTTTAAATTTAGGTATGACAGAGCCGCTTGAGCCAAGGACGTTACCAAAGCGCACGCAAACTATCTCGCACACACCTGCTTCGTTTGAATTTAGTGCGTAAAGCTCACAAACACGCTTGGTTGTGCCCATTATGTTTGTTGGGCGCACTGCCTTGTCTGAAGAGATCATGACAAATTTCTTTACGCTATATTTTTTAGAAAGATCGACTGCATTTTTTGTGCCAAGGATGTTGTTTTTAACTGCTGAGCGAGGATTTAGCTCGCAAAGTGGCACGTGTTTATATGCTGCGGCGTGGATAACAATCTCAGGTTTAAAGTCAGCAAAAACTTCTTCAAAGTCCTTTAAATTTGTGATGTTTACAAGCTTACTGATAGTTCTTTTATCTTTTGTATCTTCGCCTATTTTATAAAGGTTAAATTCGCTGTGCTCAACCATTACAAGCTCACTTACACCAAATTTTAAGCATTGCTTACAAATTTCACTTCCTATACTGCCTCCAGCTCCAGTGACAAGCACTCTTTTATCTTTTAAAAAATTTGAAATAGCTTCTGGATTTAAGTCTTTTGGCTTTCTAGCTAGCAAGTCTTCGATCGAGATATCCTTGATCGGCTCATTTTCGATAAGCGAAAAGAGTTTCATATCTCTTATGCCATATCCAGTTAGCTCATCAACCAAGGCTTGAAGCTCGTCTTGATCTAGCGCAAGCGCAATGATAGCGGTCTTTGCGTCGTAGTCTTTTATAAGGCTTGGTATTTCTTTTTTATCTTGAACTAAAAATCCATCACAATATGTGCCAACAAGGTCACTTCTGCCATCTACCACACCAACTGCGTAGTAGTCAAGATAGCCCTGCTTTAAGCCACGCAAGACGTGAAGCGCTTTTGATGTCGCACCTATAACGATACAAGGCTCACCTTTGTGAGGTTTGTTTGAAAAGTCAAGCACCATGCGTTTTGAAATTCTTAAAAGCCCAACAAGTAAGCATGAAATAAGAAGATCAATGAAAATAACGCTTCTTGGATATGGATTTAAAAAATCTTGAATGATAAAAAATATGATTGTAAATAAAACAGCTGAGCAAACGTGAGCTAAGAAAATTTTTCTTGCTTCATTTAATCCAAAAAACCTCCACGGCACCTTGTAAATTTTAAACATCCACATAAAAAAGAGCTTAAATACGATCAAAAATCCAGCCGTTACAAAAAGCCCTTGCACGTAGATGTCTGGGATGTTTGCGTTAAATCTCAAAAGATAAGCCGCATATATTGAAAACGCAAATATAAAAACATCGCCAGTAAGGAAAAATATAAGCCTTTTTAACTTTGTCGCATGAAACATTTAAGCGTTTTCCTTAACTATTTTGATCACTCTTGCCTGCGCTTCTTCACTCATATCACTACCACTTGGCAAGCAAATTCCTCTTGAAAATAGATCTTCGCTATATCCATCGATAAAGCTTAACGCACCTTTAAATACAGGCTGTAAATGCATAGGCTTCCAAAGTGGACGACTCTCAATATTTTCATCAGCTAGTGCTTTTATAACTTTTAAATGTGTATCTTTTTTAGCAAAAACGCCAGTTGTGAGCCATCTATTGCCACGAGAATTTGGCAGTTCTGGCATAAATTCTAAAATATCGCTAAGCTCTTTTTCATAAATTTCAAATACTCTTCTCTTTTGCTCGACTCTTTTTTCTAAAACTTCCATCTGAGCCACGCCAATAGCGCCTAGGACGTTACTTAAGCGGTAGTTGTAGCCATAGTCTTTGTGCTCGTAGTGAAGTAGTGGCTCTCTAGCTTGAGTGCTATAAAACCTAGCTTTTTCCACAAATTCCTTGTCACCAACTAGCATACCGCCACCTGAAGTGGTGATTATTTTATTGCCATTAAAACTATATGCGCCCATCACGCCAAATGTGCCAAGTGCCTTACCGCCGTAAAATCCGCCAAGTGCTTCAGCTGCATCTTCAACTAAAGCAATGCCCTCGTTTTGGCAAATTTCACAAATTTCTTTCACCTTTGAAGCTTGCCCGTAAAGATGAGTGACGACCAATACCTTTGGCTTTTTAGGTAAATTTGATATTGCTTTTTTAAGTAGTTCTGGGCTTAAATTCCAACTCTCATCGCAGTCTATGAATACTGGAGTTGCTTTTTCATAAAGTATAGGCGAGACTGAAGCCATGAAAGTAAAGCTAGAAGCTAGTACAAAATCACCCTCTTTTACGCCAAGGACGCGAAGTGCTAGGTGAAGCGCCGCAGTTCCAGCGCTTAGTGCAAGAGCATCTTTTGCTCCGGTGTAGCTTTTTATACTTTCTTCAAATTTATTTACATACTCGCCAAGTGGCGCTATATAGTTGCTTTCAAAAACTTTTTTTATATATTCCTGCTCTTTTCCGCTCATATTTGGTGGAGATAAAAAAACCCTATCCATTTCATCCCTTTCGTGATTTTTTGGCGATTTTAGCACTTATTTTTAAATTTATATCTTAGCGCGCTCGCATGCTGGCACGCCGTAAGCCTTTGTGCAATCTTTTATATCTCTAACGACCACACTTCCAGCGCCGATAATGCAGTTGCTGCCGATACTTATGCCTTGAATGACGCTTGAACTTATGCCAACATGCGTAAATTCACCCACGCTAACGTTTCCAGCAAGGGCTGCATTTGGGCTGATGTGAGCAAATTTACCTATCACGCACTCATGCTCTATCACCGCACCAGAATTTATGATAACGCCCTCTTTTATACAAGCTTTTGCGTTTATAACGGCATTTGGCATGACAACTACGCCTTTTTCTATCACGGCACTTTCGCTCACAACCGCGCTTTTATGGATCAAATTTACTATTTCAAAGCCAGTAGCTTCCACCTTTTGGCTGATCTTTTGCCTAGTTTTGTTTTCACCAATAGCTATTATAATGTCAGCTTTTTCAAGCTCTGGGCTAAATTTACGCTCGCTAGCGTCATCTAAAAAAACTATCTCTTCATAGCCATTATCTCTAGCGATGTCAGCGATCACAAGTCCATGCCCACTCGCTCCGTAGATGTAAATTTTCTTAGTTTTTGCCATTAAATTTCTCCGTCGTAGCCTGCCCCTCTTTGCTGACGCCACTTCGTTTTAGTACTTTTTCGATGGTCTGTAATGCGATCTTTACATCAAGCATAAAGCTTAAATTTTTAGCGTAATAGACGTCATACTCAAATTTTTTCTCCCAGCTTATGTCGTTTCTGCCATTTACCTGTGCTAGGCCCGTGATACCAGGGCGCACGTCGTGGCGGTGCTTTTGCGTTTCGTTGTAGATGGGTAGGTACTCGACCAAAAGCGGCCTTGGTCCGATGAAACTCATATCGCCTTTTAGCACGTTAAAGAGCTGTGGTAGCTCATCAAGGCTAAGAGAGCGGATCAGTTTGCCAAATTTACCAAGACGCTGCTCATCTGGCAAGAGCTCGCCATTTGCGTCACGCTCATCGCTCATCGTCTTAAATTTATAAATTTTAAAAATTTTCTCATTTAGCCCTGGCCTTGCTTGCGTAAAAATGACATCGCGGCTTACCTTAAAATAGATAAAAATAGCCGTTGCTATAATGATAGGTGATGTTAAAATGAGCAAAAACAAAGCTCCCAAAATGTCAATCACCCTCTTTAAAAAATTTCTATACATCTATAAATTTCCTATAAATTTCTATATATCTTTTTGCGATTTGCTTCTCGTCAAACTCGCTAACCGCCCAGTTTCTACCGTTTTGCGCAAGTCTAGCACAAAGCTCCTCGTCATCAAGCAAAATTTTTATCTTATCAGCAAGATCATTTGCGTCTTTTACCTTGCATAAAAGCCCATTGTATCCATCCTTTACTGCCTCATTGCAGCCTGTCACGTCACTTGCAACGACTGCTTTTGCCATGCTCATCGCCTCTAAAACCGTTCTTGGAAAGCCCTCTTTGTAGCTAGGAAGTGCTAACAGGTAAGAAGCCTTTAAAAGCTGCGGTATGTCATTTCTAGCGCCAAGATATCGCACCTTGCCACCTTTTAAAAAGCTCTCGTCTGCGGTTGATTTATTACCAGCAAAGCCCTCGCCCACAAAGACAAATTCGCAGTTTTTATATCCATTTAAAATTTCTGCTGCCTCGTAAAATTCACGAACGCCCTTGTGCCACATAGCTCTTGCGATCATCAAAATCACCTTTTTATCGCTAAGATCAGCCGCCTGCGTGATAGCTGGGTCAAATTTAGCAGTATCCACGCCGACACTTTTTATGCGGTACGCCTTGCTTTTATCTATTAATTTTTTTGAAATCATATAATCAGCATCCGAGTCGTTTACAAACACGCAAGCATCGGCCTTTGCAAAGGAAAATTTATAAAGACTCTCCATGACAAAACGCACAGCCTTTGTCTTAATATCATCATCGATATAAAAGCTACCAAGGCCTTCAACTAAATTTATCACATGCTTTATACCAGCGTTTTTAGCGGCAAATGTGCCAAATACATTTGACTTATGAGCGCCAGTTTGCAGCAGGTCCAAATTTAGCTCGCCCAAAATTTGAGATAATTTTTTTGAGTTATTTATCACGGTTAGCGGATTTAGGCTCGCCTTATCAAGCTCGTATGTAACAGCGTGAAAGCTTTTAGCAAGCTCGCCAGTGAAGTCGCCTTTTGGGGCGATAGCAAAAACCTCATGCCCCATATCTTTTAAAGCCTGCATAATAGGGCGTCTAAAAAAGTGTATGCTCATATCAGCGTGGCTTAAAAACCCTATCCTTGCCATTTTTACCTCTTTAGTTTATAAATTTTTGCCGCCCCGTCAAGTATAACTGGCTCAAAAATTTTTGGATCGTACCTTTCAAGTACAAAAAGCTGGATATATGCGCTATTTAAGATGCTTTCATCAAGGATGATAAACCTACCATAATCTCTCATAAAAATGACAGAAATATTTGAACTTTCGTTATTTTTATACTCTTTGACATTTAGCTTGCCAGCCTCGTTGTAATCAGTCTCTATGAAAGATTTAAGAGGCAAGATATTGCCATCATAGATTAAATTTGTGACATCACTTGTGAGCGTAAAACCACCATTTAGCCTAATGCCATTTTCATTTTGAGAGATCGCTCTTGTGACGATAAAAAGGCCATTGTTTAAATTTTTACCGCTTTTTAGATCGATCTTGCTAAACTGCAAAATGGTTGGAAAAATACCAAGCATCCTATCTGGAAGATAGTAATAAATCTCCCTTGTCTTTGCTGGCAGGCTAAGATTTGCCTCTTTTATATCGCTAAAAAACTGATCGATGCTTTCATTTCTCTCTTTTAAAATTTGAGCCAAATTGCCATTAAATCTCTCTTTAAAATTTCTCTCTGTATACTCAACATCAAGCCTTGCCATATTTGCCGAGCTCATCTCATCGCTTCCAAGCGCAAAACTCACGGCAAAATTTTCACGCCCAAGGTGCTTTCCGCCATCAATTAGCGTCTTAACATCGCTGTAATATCTGATCGGATATCCATAGTCCCACCACGCAACCACGTAGTCCTCGCGTCCTGCGATACTTTTTAGCTTGTTTAAAATTTCAACCTCTTTGTGCACAAAAACCGGCTCAGCTTTGTAACCATAGATATGAATGAGCGCTGGAGTTAGAGCGAGCACGGTTATAAAAGCTCTCGCAAGATTTAGCACCGCTCCTTTTAGCTTTAAATTTAAAAGTATAAACTCCACCAAATAGCCAAATCCAAGTGCCATGATAGGCACAGCATAAATAGTAAATCTAAGGCCACTTTTAAAGGCTAAAAAGCCAAGTGCTAGCATACCAAGCGAGACGGCAAACGAGCGGTGTTTGTAGCAAAAAAGAGCAACGCCAGCAAGTGAGATCAAAAATGTGATGACATTTGCGCTGATCCTCTCGCAAAATAGCGTAAAATCAACGATACTTGACTCTTGGATAGTTTGATTAACATTAAAAAAGTGAAAACTCATACCGCCAACTTCAGGCGCATCTCTAAAGACGTAGAATTTAAGCTGAAAGATTATCGGATTTAGTCCGCCACGAATTACAAAAACAATAAAAACAACTGCCAAAATACCAAGAGCAAATTTTAAATTCATCACCTCTTTTTTAAAAAGACAAAACGCATAAATAGCGATGATAGCAATAAATTTAAGCATTAGATCAAGGTTCGAAATAGCAAGTAGAAGCAGCAAAATTTCAAGATAAAAAAGAGGATTTTTCCTATCAAAAATGAGTGTGTAAAACAAAAATAACGCCGTTAAAATGCTAATAAGCGAAAACGCGCTCGCATACCACCACATATAAATAAGCACGCTTAAGGGTGCGATTATTAGGCTATTTGCGTCCTTTTTCTCAAGCACTCTAACAAGCCCCCAAACGACAAAGACGCTAAGTGGGATGATGAGCATATCAGTATCGTAGTAGCCTGCCATAGTGCGGTTGTAGTAGCTATTTGCGACCACTGCAAGAAGTGCAGCGATAAAGCCAGCAATTTTTAGCTTATACTCATTTGCGATTAAGATAACTGGCACAGCCACAAGCGATGAGAAAAATACGCTCATATAAATCATCGCCGTCTCAAGCTTGACACCTAGAAATTTCACGATCCAGTAAGTAAGCGTCGAGAGCGGATAGCCATAGTAGCTAAGGTCGTTTTCTTGGTGAAAGCCAGCCAGCATGTCCCTTGCACCCTCGGCAAATGCGTAGCCGTCGTTTGTGCTAATCATCAGCTCGTTGTTCCAGAAAAATACCGGATATTCACTCGCCCAAAAGATCCAGTAAAGCCTACAAACCACGCTAAAAAGGACTGCGACAAATATCATCAAGTATAAAGAGTAATTTTTAAAAAATAAATTTCTATTCATTAGGATTTTCCAAAAAATTTATAAGCTCGCTCGCTATGTTTTCACTATCAAAAAATTTAGCCCGATTATACGCAACATTTTCAAAATTTTGCCTTATTTCAGGCGCATTAAGCACCTTTATCATCGCCTCTTTCATCGCATTTTCGTCATCAACAGGCACTAAGATGCCAAACTCACTCTCGCCCAAAAGCTCCTTTGCGCCGCTCTTGTGCTCGGTTGAGATGATAGTTTTCTCGCATGCTAGTGCTTCAAGCAAGACGTTTGAAAAGCCCTCAAAACGCGAAGCACAAAGCAAGCAAGAGGCGTTTTTTATGTGCCTAAAAGGATTTTTATCAGTGCCAAGAAGCCTTACTCGATCACTAACGCCAAATTTATCTATCAAATTTTGTAGCTCGTCCCTCAAAGGCCCCTTGCCAAGGATGCCAAGCGTGGCGCGAGGGTCGTTAATGGAGGCGATTATTTTTATTAGCATGGCTTGATTTTTACCGCTATCAAGGCGGCCGATATTTATGAAAAATGGACTAAAACCACTCTCAAGCGACTCATCTTTTAGCAAATTTATAGTTTTTAGATCAAGAGCGTTGTAAAGTACCTTTGTTTTTGCCTCGCTCATGCCAAAATTTCGCACTAGATCATCTTTGTTGCCAGCTGCATTTGCGAGGATTAGATCAGCCTTTTTATAAAGATGAGTGAGTAAAAATTTATTAACCCTGCCGCTTAGATCGTCTTTATATAAGATAGATGGACAGCTTCTCTCACTGATAACTAGCCTCTTTTTAAAGCCCAAAATTCTAGCAAGCCCAGCAATATAACAAGGGCGGTTCATCAGCACAAACTGCGTGTCAATGCCTAAATTTTGACAAAGCTTTTTATACTTAAACGCGAGCATTGGCATCGCTAAAAAGAGCCTTGCAAGCTTCTTTAGCCCACTTTCATAAGGATCGCTATTTTCTATAAAGTGGATTTGCACCTCACTTGGGATCTCGTAAGCGATGACCTTGCTCATTAAGATGAGATGAACTTCATATCTTTTAACCAAAAATGGCAGCAAATTTGCCACATTTCGCTCAGCCCCACCAGGCCCCATCGAGTATAAAAAAACGGCTAATTTTTTCACTTGCTAACAACCTTTTTTATAAATTCTCGCCACTGCTTGATGATATTTTCTTTGCTAAATAAATTTGCACTTTCGCTGGCATTTTTTGCTAGTTTTTTCCTTAAATTTTCATCTTTTAAAAGCATCTCAAGCTTTCCTTTTAGATCATCGCTGTCGCCATTTTTAAAGATAAGTCCGTCTGTGTCGTCATTTATAAGCTCTCTTGCACCCACGGTGTCGCTACTTAGCCTAGCGCAACCAAAAGCGCCTGATTCTATTAGCACATTTGAAAGCCCCTCGCTTCGTGAGCAAAGAGTGAAAATTTTTGCCTCGCTGTAAAGTTTTGTGACATCACTCATGTGACCTAGAAATTTGATATTAAGCCCTAAATTTGACGCCATTTGCTTTAGCTGCGCCTCCTGCCTACCACTGCCTGCGATCTTTATCTCCCAGCCATCAAGCAAGCTCTTATCCGCCTTGCTAAGCGCCTCAAAATAGATATCATAGCCCTTTACCGCCTCCAGCCTTGCCACGCTTAAGATGACATTTTGCTTCTCACAAATTTCAGGCACATCGATAAAAAGTGGATTGTGGATGATCTCGCAGTTTTTAGCAAATTTATAGTAGTCGTAGTCACTTTTGCTTAGCACGCTTAAGCCATCTACAAATTTATACGAAAAGTCACGCATAGCGCTTGCGATTTTGCTTTTTAAGTAGCTATGCTCGTGGTGCTCGGTTGCTATTAGTTTGCTCTTTAGCCCCAAATTTGCCAGCACGCAAGCGACATTTGTCCAGTCGATAAAGCTAATTATCAGATCAGCTTTTTGCTCCTTAAAAAGCGCTCTAAGAGCCAAAATTTTCTTAAATTTCAAAGCCAGCCCAGAGCCACTCACATTAAGGTTTATGATCTTTATCTTTTCACTAAATTTATAAAGTCCAAGATCCTCTTCAAGCAGGGCGATAGTGATCTCATTGTCCTTGCAAAGCTCGTTTGCAAGGACATTTAGCACGCGTTCAGCCCCACCATTTCTAAGTGCGGCGATGACAAAAAGAATTTTCACTTCACACCTCCAAGCCTTAAAAGCTCCAGCCATTTTTTATAAATTTGCTCCACGCTAA
Coding sequences within it:
- the pglF gene encoding UDP-N-acetylglucosamine 4,6-dehydratase (configuration-retaining); translation: MFHATKLKRLIFFLTGDVFIFAFSIYAAYLLRFNANIPDIYVQGLFVTAGFLIVFKLFFMWMFKIYKVPWRFFGLNEARKIFLAHVCSAVLFTIIFFIIQDFLNPYPRSVIFIDLLISCLLVGLLRISKRMVLDFSNKPHKGEPCIVIGATSKALHVLRGLKQGYLDYYAVGVVDGRSDLVGTYCDGFLVQDKKEIPSLIKDYDAKTAIIALALDQDELQALVDELTGYGIRDMKLFSLIENEPIKDISIEDLLARKPKDLNPEAISNFLKDKRVLVTGAGGSIGSEICKQCLKFGVSELVMVEHSEFNLYKIGEDTKDKRTISKLVNITNLKDFEEVFADFKPEIVIHAAAYKHVPLCELNPRSAVKNNILGTKNAVDLSKKYSVKKFVMISSDKAVRPTNIMGTTKRVCELYALNSNEAGVCEIVCVRFGNVLGSSGSVIPKFKAQIAANRPLSVTHPEITRYFMLTSEACQLVLQAASIAKGGELFVLDMGEPVKIVDLAKKMLLLSNKEHLGIEFVGLRPGEKLYEELLINKDDVQTKYESIFVTHSEPYDLTLLNSQINGLLQLEDDEVAPALKVIVPEFNHALNLKG
- the pglE gene encoding UDP-N-acetylbacillosamine transaminase; translated protein: MDRVFLSPPNMSGKEQEYIKKVFESNYIAPLGEYVNKFEESIKSYTGAKDALALSAGTAALHLALRVLGVKEGDFVLASSFTFMASVSPILYEKATPVFIDCDESWNLSPELLKKAISNLPKKPKVLVVTHLYGQASKVKEICEICQNEGIALVEDAAEALGGFYGGKALGTFGVMGAYSFNGNKIITTSGGGMLVGDKEFVEKARFYSTQAREPLLHYEHKDYGYNYRLSNVLGAIGVAQMEVLEKRVEQKRRVFEIYEKELSDILEFMPELPNSRGNRWLTTGVFAKKDTHLKVIKALADENIESRPLWKPMHLQPVFKGALSFIDGYSEDLFSRGICLPSGSDMSEEAQARVIKIVKENA
- the pglD gene encoding UDP-N-acetylbacillosamine N-acetyltransferase, which encodes MAKTKKIYIYGASGHGLVIADIARDNGYEEIVFLDDASERKFSPELEKADIIIAIGENKTRQKISQKVEATGFEIVNLIHKSAVVSESAVIEKGVVVMPNAVINAKACIKEGVIINSGAVIEHECVIGKFAHISPNAALAGNVSVGEFTHVGISSSVIQGISIGSNCIIGAGSVVVRDIKDCTKAYGVPACERAKI
- the pglC gene encoding undecaprenyl phosphate N,N'-diacetylbacillosamine 1-phosphate transferase, translated to MYRNFLKRVIDILGALFLLILTSPIIIATAIFIYFKVSRDVIFTQARPGLNEKIFKIYKFKTMSDERDANGELLPDEQRLGKFGKLIRSLSLDELPQLFNVLKGDMSFIGPRPLLVEYLPIYNETQKHRHDVRPGITGLAQVNGRNDISWEKKFEYDVYYAKNLSFMLDVKIALQTIEKVLKRSGVSKEGQATTEKFNGKN
- the pglA gene encoding N,N'-diacetylbacillosaminyl-diphospho-undecaprenol alpha-1,3-N-acetylgalactosaminyltransferase, whose protein sequence is MARIGFLSHADMSIHFFRRPIMQALKDMGHEVFAIAPKGDFTGELAKSFHAVTYELDKASLNPLTVINNSKKLSQILGELNLDLLQTGAHKSNVFGTFAAKNAGIKHVINLVEGLGSFYIDDDIKTKAVRFVMESLYKFSFAKADACVFVNDSDADYMISKKLIDKSKAYRIKSVGVDTAKFDPAITQAADLSDKKVILMIARAMWHKGVREFYEAAEILNGYKNCEFVFVGEGFAGNKSTADESFLKGGKVRYLGARNDIPQLLKASYLLALPSYKEGFPRTVLEAMSMAKAVVASDVTGCNEAVKDGYNGLLCKVKDANDLADKIKILLDDEELCARLAQNGRNWAVSEFDEKQIAKRYIEIYRKFIDV
- a CDS encoding STT3 domain-containing protein; its protein translation is MNRNLFFKNYSLYLMIFVAVLFSVVCRLYWIFWASEYPVFFWNNELMISTNDGYAFAEGARDMLAGFHQENDLSYYGYPLSTLTYWIVKFLGVKLETAMIYMSVFFSSLVAVPVILIANEYKLKIAGFIAALLAVVANSYYNRTMAGYYDTDMLIIPLSVFVVWGLVRVLEKKDANSLIIAPLSVLIYMWWYASAFSLISILTALFLFYTLIFDRKNPLFYLEILLLLLAISNLDLMLKFIAIIAIYAFCLFKKEVMNLKFALGILAVVFIVFVIRGGLNPIIFQLKFYVFRDAPEVGGMSFHFFNVNQTIQESSIVDFTLFCERISANVITFLISLAGVALFCYKHRSFAVSLGMLALGFLAFKSGLRFTIYAVPIMALGFGYLVEFILLNLKLKGAVLNLARAFITVLALTPALIHIYGYKAEPVFVHKEVEILNKLKSIAGREDYVVAWWDYGYPIRYYSDVKTLIDGGKHLGRENFAVSFALGSDEMSSANMARLDVEYTERNFKERFNGNLAQILKERNESIDQFFSDIKEANLSLPAKTREIYYYLPDRMLGIFPTILQFSKIDLKSGKNLNNGLFIVTRAISQNENGIRLNGGFTLTSDVTNLIYDGNILPLKSFIETDYNEAGKLNVKEYKNNESSNISVIFMRDYGRFIILDESILNSAYIQLFVLERYDPKIFEPVILDGAAKIYKLKR
- the pglJ gene encoding N-acetylgalactosamine-N,N'-diacetylbacillosaminyl-diphospho-undecaprenol 4-alpha-N-acetylgalactosaminyltransferase, giving the protein MKKLAVFLYSMGPGGAERNVANLLPFLVKRYEVHLILMSKVIAYEIPSEVQIHFIENSDPYESGLKKLARLFLAMPMLAFKYKKLCQNLGIDTQFVLMNRPCYIAGLARILGFKKRLVISERSCPSILYKDDLSGRVNKFLLTHLYKKADLILANAAGNKDDLVRNFGMSEAKTKVLYNALDLKTINLLKDESLESGFSPFFINIGRLDSGKNQAMLIKIIASINDPRATLGILGKGPLRDELQNLIDKFGVSDRVRLLGTDKNPFRHIKNASCLLCASRFEGFSNVLLEALACEKTIISTEHKSGAKELLGESEFGILVPVDDENAMKEAMIKVLNAPEIRQNFENVAYNRAKFFDSENIASELINFLENPNE
- a CDS encoding glycosyltransferase, translating into MKILFVIAALRNGGAERVLNVLANELCKDNEITIALLEEDLGLYKFSEKIKIINLNVSGSGLALKFKKILALRALFKEQKADLIISFIDWTNVACVLANLGLKSKLIATEHHEHSYLKSKIASAMRDFSYKFVDGLSVLSKSDYDYYKFAKNCEIIHNPLFIDVPEICEKQNVILSVARLEAVKGYDIYFEALSKADKSLLDGWEIKIAGSGRQEAQLKQMASNLGLNIKFLGHMSDVTKLYSEAKIFTLCSRSEGLSNVLIESGAFGCARLSSDTVGARELINDDTDGLIFKNGDSDDLKGKLEMLLKDENLRKKLAKNASESANLFSKENIIKQWREFIKKVVSK